In Brassica rapa cultivar Chiifu-401-42 chromosome A06, CAAS_Brap_v3.01, whole genome shotgun sequence, a single window of DNA contains:
- the LOC103827884 gene encoding uncharacterized protein DDB_G0271670 has protein sequence MAAAVLMPTISFRDGSIHEDWQVLGRDEPKKKILVKQTSMRHSEREISMDPKSVVKSLSMSPSLRRNDSFDMMLLPAMSPPRDLDAPMPLPLQPVRTKFVSRSLPNSTTNSPKQRSGLMRALKGKEQDSSSSASLKRSKSCGSTSKRLSLRNSFFVKTESNKSINNNNTLEDGFKCNALCLYLPGFGKAKPVRSSRRDDSSSSSFTRTTTTTTSSSSSVTVSRTVSVRETTTTTTVISARASMEKFDCNSYASESGGDEGGGHLFDLPSELIKSGSGKNDHDDPVSAAFVFDKEPVEKEIKGVLKMSGSKNRRSMESSLRQVRFSTTSPVSYPTSPAISPRLLEASKNLNAFLEAQAV, from the coding sequence ATGGCTGCTGCAGTTCTTATGCCAACGATAAGCTTTAGAGACGGGAGCATTCACGAGGATTGGCAAGTTCTAGGCAGAGACGAGCCGAAGAAGAAAATTCTGGTCAAGCAAACGAGTATGAGGCATTCCGAGAGAGAGATATCGATGGACCCCAAGTCAGTAGTCAAGTCTTTGTCTATGTCACCGTCCTTAAGAAGGAACGATAGCTTCGATATGATGCTGTTACCGGCCATGTCACCTCCTAGAGACTTAGATGCGCCAATGCCTCTTCCTTTGCAGCCAGTGCGGACTAAGTTTGTGAGCCGTAGCCTCCCAAACTCAACCACAAATTCTCCTAAACAACGTTCTGGTCTGATGCGTGCGCTCAAAGGCAAGGAACAAGACTCGTCTTCGTCGGCTTCATTGAAGAGAAGCAAATCTTGTGGATCTACGAGCAAGAGACTCTCTCTTCGAAACTCTTTCTTCGTCAAAACCGAATCGAACAAGAGCATTAACAATAACAATACGTTAGAAGACGGGTTCAAATGCAACGCTCTGTGTTTATACCTCCCCGGTTTTGGTAAAGCTAAACCGGTCAGATCATCAAGAAGAGacgattcttcttcttcttccttcaccCGAACCACCACTACCACCACGTCGTCATCATCGTCCGTTACCGTTTCAAGAACCGTCTCTGTTAGAGAAACCACGACGACCACTACAGTGATCTCAGCTCGAGCTTCAATGGAGAAATTCGACTGCAACTCATACGCTTCGGAATCTGGAGGGGACGAAGGAGGTGGTCACTTATTCGACTTACCGTCCGAGCTAATCAAAAGCGGTTCCGGTAAAAACGATCACGACGATCCAGTTTCAGCGGCTTTCGTGTTCGACAAGGAACCTGTTGAGAAAGAGATCAAAGGGGTTTTAAAGATGTCTGGTTCGAAAAACAGAAGATCGATGGAGTCTTCCCTTCGCCAGGTTCGATTCTCCACGACGTCGCCTGTTTCTTACCCAACGTCACCGGCGATCTCACCACGGTTGCTAGAAGCCAGCAAGAATCTCAATGCTTTCTTGGAAGCTCAAGCAGTTTGA
- the LOC103827883 gene encoding ycf3-interacting protein 1, chloroplastic: MVAAATQIFQLPLQYSVSSGQRSYHGVCLPSPVVFRRSSGQRKSGRLGSLVAQQEKGDAVEIRVPVPLTLEQQEKEKEDRDDEDEGEVDPQDLKYVNEIKRVLELLRRNRDMMFNEVKLTIMIEDPRELEKRRLLGIEEDDAPSREDLAEALELVNEGKIPKDRLTLQMLYEEMVRWPNLEVEVSKKQRTKSLYAKSTDTGIDPKEAAKRLNLEWDSAAAIEEADVDDDDTGVAKKAMGYGALYLVSSFPVIIGISVVLILFYNSLQ, translated from the exons ATGGTGGCGGCTGCGACGCAGATATTTCAGTTACCGTTACAGTACTCTGTTTCTTCGGGCCAACGGAGTTATCACGGTGTTTGCTTGCCGTCTCCGGTTGTATTCCGTAGGAGTAGTGGACAGAGGAAGAGTGGGAGGTTGGGAAGTTTGGTAGCTCAGCAGGAGAAAGGAGACGCGGTGGAGATTCGAGTTCCGGTTCCGTTAACATTGGAGCAACAagagaaggagaaagaagaTAGAGACGATGAAGACGAAGGAGAAGTAGATCCTCAAGATCTTAAATACGTCAATGAGATCAAACGG gTGTTGGAGCTACTCAGGAGGAACAGAGACATGATGTTCAATGAG GTCAAGTTGACCATAATGATTGAGGACCCAAGGGAATTGGAAAAAAGGAGACTTCTCGGAATAGAAGAGGATGATGCCCCTAGTAGGGAAGACTTAGCTGAAGCCTTGGAACTG GTAAACGAAGGGAAGATCCCTAAAGATCGTCTCACTCTCCAGATGCTGTACGAGGAAATGGTCCGTTGGCCAAATTTAGAG GTTGAGGTTTCAAAGAAGCAGCGAACAAAATCACTGTATGCGAAATCCACAGACACCGGAATAGATCCAAAAGAGGCAGCCAAGAGACTCAACCTAGAGTGGGATTCAGCTGCTGCAATTGAAGAAGCCGATGTCGATGATGATGACACTGGAGTAGCCAAGAAAGCCATG GGTTATGGAGCGTTGTACTTAGTCTCGTCTTTTCCAGTTATCATCGGTATATCGGTTGTATTAATCTTGTTTTACAATTCCCTTCAGTAG